Proteins encoded together in one Streptomyces sp. NBC_01216 window:
- a CDS encoding pseudouridine synthase — translation MRSSSGRNSSGNNGGSRGGNSGGRGGSSGGGRGNHRGAGNSRDDRQSGGKPRKPRPEERSYDVGGPSEGPKRGRGSAARGGAKGGPRQSPQRGGGRTAPARSREYDARAEERNRERYADKPQVKAPKTFPGAEQEGERLQKVLARAGMGSRRACEELIDMGRVEVNGQIVIEQGMRVEPEKDEIKVDGLTVATQSHLFFALNKPAGVVSTMEDPDGRQCLGDYVTNRETRLFHVGRLDTETEGIILLTNHGELAHRLTHPKYGVKKTYLAAITGPLPREVGRRLKDGIQLEDGYARADHFRVVEQTGKNYLVEVTLHEGRKHIVRRMLAEAGFPVEKLVRTAFGPISLGDQKSGWLRRLTNTEVGMLMKEVGM, via the coding sequence ATGCGAAGCAGCAGCGGCAGGAACAGCAGCGGAAACAACGGCGGGAGCCGTGGTGGCAACAGCGGCGGCCGCGGCGGCAGCAGCGGCGGCGGGCGCGGCAACCACCGCGGTGCCGGCAACAGTCGCGACGACCGGCAGAGCGGCGGCAAGCCGCGCAAGCCGCGCCCCGAGGAGCGCAGCTACGACGTGGGCGGTCCCTCCGAGGGGCCCAAGCGCGGTCGCGGCTCCGCCGCCCGCGGCGGTGCCAAGGGAGGCCCCCGGCAGTCCCCGCAGCGCGGTGGCGGCCGTACGGCGCCCGCCCGCTCGCGTGAGTACGACGCACGCGCCGAAGAGCGCAACCGGGAGCGGTACGCCGACAAGCCGCAGGTCAAGGCTCCCAAGACCTTCCCCGGTGCCGAGCAGGAAGGCGAGCGGTTGCAGAAGGTGCTCGCGCGGGCCGGCATGGGCTCGCGGCGCGCCTGCGAAGAGCTGATCGACATGGGCCGCGTCGAGGTCAACGGCCAGATCGTGATCGAGCAGGGCATGCGCGTCGAACCCGAGAAGGACGAGATCAAGGTGGACGGTCTCACCGTCGCCACCCAGTCGCACCTCTTCTTCGCGCTGAACAAGCCGGCCGGCGTCGTCTCCACCATGGAGGACCCGGACGGGCGCCAGTGCCTCGGCGACTACGTCACCAACCGCGAGACCCGCCTGTTCCACGTCGGCCGGCTCGACACCGAGACCGAGGGCATCATCCTGCTCACCAACCACGGTGAGCTGGCCCACCGTCTGACGCACCCCAAGTACGGCGTGAAGAAGACCTACCTGGCCGCCATCACCGGCCCGCTGCCGCGTGAGGTCGGCCGCCGGCTCAAGGACGGCATCCAGCTGGAGGACGGCTACGCCCGCGCCGACCACTTCCGGGTCGTGGAGCAGACCGGCAAGAACTACCTGGTCGAGGTCACGCTGCACGAAGGCCGCAAGCACATCGTGCGCCGGATGCTCGCCGAGGCGGGCTTTCCGGTCGAGAAGCTGGTCCGCACCGCCTTCGGGCCGATCTCGCTCGGCGACCAGAAGTCGGGCTGGCTGCGCCGCCTGACCAACACCGAGGTCGGCATGCTGATGAAGGAAGTCGGCATGTGA
- a CDS encoding AAA family ATPase, with amino-acid sequence MKRYGHGLVLGRFHPPHAGHHHLVDTARDRCERLTVLVRASSVDSLPPADRVAWMREIHPDVLVVGAVDDITVDLQGPDVRASRMAVLRAAVPERVDVVFTSDARGEELGRRFDADVVYVDPDRTRFPVSGTAVREDPAACWEYLKPPVRAALTRRVVVLGAESSGTTTLALALTEHYRGRGGVWADTRYVPEYGRAYGELRLAELRARRPGATWRDVTLRSGDFPVIAQRQAELEEEAARAGSPVLICDTDAFATTIRHERYLGTASPATGAVAARGRQHLWLLTDHRGVAFEDDGPPDGEHLRPWMTARLLARLSLTGRRTAVLTGPHEERLATAVAAVDALLVEGSHLAAPLPGRR; translated from the coding sequence GTGAAGCGCTACGGGCACGGCCTGGTCCTCGGCAGGTTCCACCCGCCGCACGCCGGCCACCACCACCTCGTCGACACCGCCCGCGACCGCTGCGAGCGCCTCACCGTACTCGTCCGCGCCTCCTCCGTGGACAGCCTGCCGCCGGCGGACCGCGTCGCCTGGATGCGGGAGATCCACCCCGACGTCCTGGTGGTCGGCGCAGTCGACGACATCACCGTGGACCTCCAGGGCCCCGACGTCCGGGCCTCGCGCATGGCCGTCCTCCGCGCCGCGGTCCCCGAGCGCGTCGACGTGGTCTTCACCTCGGATGCCCGCGGTGAGGAGCTCGGCCGCCGCTTCGACGCCGACGTCGTGTACGTCGACCCGGACCGGACGCGCTTCCCCGTCTCCGGCACCGCCGTCCGCGAGGACCCCGCCGCCTGCTGGGAGTACCTGAAGCCGCCGGTGCGCGCCGCGCTCACCCGTCGTGTGGTCGTCCTCGGCGCCGAGTCCTCCGGCACCACCACCCTGGCGCTCGCCCTGACCGAGCACTACCGAGGCCGTGGCGGTGTCTGGGCGGACACTCGGTACGTACCGGAGTACGGACGCGCGTACGGCGAGCTCCGGCTCGCCGAACTCCGCGCCCGGCGGCCCGGGGCCACCTGGCGGGACGTCACCCTCCGCTCGGGCGACTTCCCGGTCATCGCCCAGCGCCAGGCGGAACTCGAGGAGGAGGCCGCACGGGCCGGGTCGCCCGTGCTCATCTGCGACACCGACGCCTTCGCCACCACCATCCGGCACGAGCGGTACCTGGGCACCGCCAGCCCCGCCACCGGGGCCGTCGCCGCCCGCGGCCGACAGCACCTGTGGCTGCTCACCGACCACCGGGGCGTGGCCTTCGAGGACGACGGGCCGCCCGACGGGGAGCACCTGCGGCCCTGGATGACCGCACGCCTCCTCGCGCGGCTCTCCCTCACCGGACGCCGGACCGCCGTGCTCACCGGACCGCACGAGGAGCGGCTCGCCACCGCCGTCGCCGCCGTCGACGCCCTGCTCGTCGAGGGCAGTCACCTCGCCGCCCCCCTTCCGGGGCGCCGATGA
- a CDS encoding NUDIX hydrolase — MTGSRAPEGYDRRAFEPFAVTVDLAVLTLCEGRLHVLLVERAQEPYAGSWALPGGFVLPHESAEQAACRELAEETGLSPDTAAGLHLAQLRTYSDPGRDPRTRVVSVAYTALVPDPPEPLGGGDAAQARWTPYGAHGPLAFDHDRILADAHDRVGAQLEYTCLATAFCPPEFTLGELRQVYETVWGITLDRPNFRRKVLATPGFVQAVAGPPRLTGGRGKPAALYRAGEATGLHPPLLRPEGPPREPHPHRDEAGRHRLPDRTRPR, encoded by the coding sequence ATGACCGGCTCCCGCGCCCCCGAGGGCTACGACCGGCGCGCGTTCGAGCCCTTCGCCGTCACCGTCGACCTCGCCGTCCTCACCCTGTGCGAGGGCCGCCTGCACGTCCTGCTGGTGGAACGCGCCCAGGAGCCGTACGCCGGTTCCTGGGCCCTGCCCGGCGGCTTCGTGCTGCCCCACGAGTCCGCCGAACAGGCCGCCTGCCGCGAACTCGCGGAGGAGACCGGCCTCTCCCCGGACACCGCCGCCGGACTTCACCTCGCCCAGCTGCGGACCTACAGCGACCCCGGCCGCGACCCGAGGACGCGGGTCGTCTCCGTCGCCTACACCGCGCTCGTCCCGGACCCGCCCGAGCCGCTCGGCGGCGGCGACGCCGCCCAGGCGCGCTGGACGCCCTACGGGGCGCACGGGCCGCTCGCCTTCGACCACGACCGGATCCTCGCCGACGCCCATGACCGGGTCGGCGCCCAACTGGAGTACACCTGCCTCGCCACCGCGTTCTGCCCTCCCGAGTTCACCCTCGGCGAGCTGCGACAGGTGTACGAGACCGTCTGGGGCATCACGCTCGACCGCCCCAACTTCCGACGCAAGGTCCTCGCCACGCCCGGCTTCGTCCAGGCCGTGGCGGGGCCGCCGCGTCTCACCGGCGGACGGGGGAAACCGGCCGCTCTCTACCGGGCGGGGGAGGCCACGGGCCTCCACCCGCCGCTGCTGCGACCGGAAGGACCCCCACGTGAGCCCCACCCGCACCGCGACGAAGCAGGCCGCCACCGGCTCCCTGATCGGACTCGCCCTCGGTGA
- a CDS encoding ADP-ribosylglycohydrolase family protein, producing the protein MSPTRTATKQAATGSLIGLALGDALGFPTEFNDVPGILAKFGPWRHLELQGRTKAYVSDDTQMTLALGRGIRTATDRGVLTPQRMTRPVREEFVDWYHSPENNRAPGNTCLRACELLAGDRPWQQAAQIGSKGCGANMRVAPVALVPGLSDEQRAGAAQLQSGLTHGHPTALAASDLTARAAYLLAQGAEPLGLVGQLRSYALENRSRYHADWLGDLWARAQDPTPEHFMARGWDECLAVLERLAGVLRTADPEVDPCEYTGDGWIAEEAFATGLLSFLLFPDEPVTALRRAACTRGDSDSIACLTGAFAGAHLGAGAWPEEWAERIEYRDELLALGTLWDA; encoded by the coding sequence GTGAGCCCCACCCGCACCGCGACGAAGCAGGCCGCCACCGGCTCCCTGATCGGACTCGCCCTCGGTGACGCCCTCGGCTTCCCCACCGAGTTCAACGACGTGCCCGGCATCCTCGCGAAGTTCGGCCCCTGGCGGCACCTGGAACTCCAGGGGCGGACGAAGGCATACGTCAGCGACGACACCCAGATGACCCTCGCCCTCGGCCGCGGCATCCGCACCGCCACGGACCGCGGCGTGCTCACCCCCCAGCGCATGACCCGCCCCGTCCGGGAGGAGTTCGTCGACTGGTACCACTCCCCGGAGAACAACCGCGCCCCCGGGAACACCTGCCTGCGCGCCTGCGAGCTCCTCGCCGGCGACCGGCCCTGGCAGCAGGCCGCCCAGATCGGCTCCAAGGGATGCGGCGCCAACATGCGGGTGGCGCCTGTCGCCCTCGTCCCCGGGCTCAGCGACGAACAGCGCGCGGGCGCCGCCCAGCTCCAGTCCGGACTCACCCACGGCCACCCCACGGCCCTGGCCGCATCGGACCTGACGGCCCGCGCCGCGTACCTGCTGGCCCAGGGCGCCGAACCGCTCGGCCTGGTCGGACAACTCCGCTCCTACGCGCTGGAGAACCGCTCCCGCTATCACGCCGACTGGCTGGGCGACCTGTGGGCCCGCGCCCAGGACCCGACGCCGGAACACTTCATGGCCCGCGGCTGGGACGAGTGCCTGGCCGTCCTGGAGCGGCTGGCGGGCGTCCTGCGCACGGCCGACCCGGAGGTCGACCCGTGCGAGTACACCGGCGACGGCTGGATCGCCGAGGAGGCGTTCGCGACCGGGCTGCTGAGTTTCCTGCTCTTCCCCGACGAGCCGGTCACGGCCCTGCGGCGGGCCGCCTGCACCCGCGGCGACTCTGACTCGATCGCCTGCCTGACCGGCGCGTTCGCGGGGGCGCACCTCGGCGCCGGGGCGTGGCCCGAGGAGTGGGCGGAGCGGATCGAGTACCGCGACGAGCTCCTGGCCCTGGGCACCCTCTGGGACGCCTGA
- a CDS encoding nucleotidyltransferase domain-containing protein, whose amino-acid sequence MTRPLIPDADLSAVVAEQADPLVFATVSGAHLYGFPSRDSDVDLRGAHLLPVAGLIGLHEPEETRSRTGDRDGVEMDLVTHDLRKFVLLMLRRNGYVLEQLLSPLVVRTTEAHAELVSLAPRVLTRHHAHHYRGFAGTQWRRFERTGELKPLLYTFRALLTGIHLMRAGEVQAHLPTLVGEVPEAPGHLPGLVEAKSAAEHGPAEVDPARVRADVETLHTVLDAAQEASALADAPAPGTHDALHDLLVRTRLARD is encoded by the coding sequence ATGACCCGGCCCCTCATCCCCGATGCCGACCTCTCCGCCGTCGTGGCGGAGCAGGCCGACCCCCTCGTCTTCGCCACCGTCTCCGGCGCGCACCTCTACGGCTTTCCGTCCCGGGACTCGGACGTGGATCTGCGCGGTGCCCATCTGCTGCCGGTGGCCGGGCTGATCGGCCTGCACGAGCCGGAGGAGACCCGCTCCCGGACGGGGGACCGGGACGGCGTCGAGATGGACCTGGTCACCCACGACCTGCGGAAGTTCGTCCTGCTGATGCTGCGCCGCAACGGCTACGTGCTCGAGCAGCTGCTGTCGCCGCTCGTCGTCCGCACCACCGAGGCGCACGCCGAACTGGTCTCGCTCGCGCCCCGAGTGCTCACCCGCCACCACGCCCACCACTACCGAGGCTTCGCCGGGACGCAGTGGCGGCGCTTCGAGAGGACGGGGGAGCTGAAGCCGCTGCTCTACACCTTCCGCGCGCTCCTCACGGGCATCCATCTGATGCGCGCGGGCGAGGTGCAGGCGCATCTGCCCACGCTCGTCGGAGAGGTGCCGGAGGCCCCCGGCCACCTGCCCGGGCTCGTCGAGGCCAAGTCGGCGGCCGAGCACGGACCCGCGGAGGTGGACCCGGCCCGGGTGCGCGCCGACGTCGAAACGCTGCACACGGTCCTCGACGCGGCGCAGGAGGCGTCAGCCCTGGCCGACGCCCCCGCCCCCGGGACGCACGACGCCCTGCACGACCTCCTCGTCCGGACCCGGCTCGCGCGGGACTGA
- a CDS encoding nucleotidyltransferase domain-containing protein, which produces MDPADLVRHHTVYSCVMGSRAFGLATEGSDTDRRGVYLAPAPLFWRFEKPPAHVEGPGEEQFSWELERFCELALRANPNVLECLHSPLVEHLDGTGRELLALRGAFLSRRAHGTFVRYAGGQRRKLEADVRRYGAPRWKHAMHLLRLLTSCRDLLRTGELALDVGDERDRLLAIRRGEVPWDEVESWMNRLTEEADRASVRSPLPAAPDHDRVEDFLMRARRASVPREPGPDEEVVQGVVRPGGGGVGQG; this is translated from the coding sequence ATGGATCCGGCAGACCTGGTGCGCCACCACACCGTCTACTCCTGTGTCATGGGGTCGCGCGCCTTCGGCCTGGCCACCGAGGGCAGCGACACCGACCGCCGGGGTGTCTACCTCGCCCCGGCGCCGCTCTTCTGGCGGTTCGAGAAGCCGCCGGCGCACGTGGAGGGGCCAGGCGAGGAACAGTTCAGCTGGGAGCTGGAACGCTTCTGCGAGCTGGCCTTGCGCGCCAACCCGAACGTCCTGGAGTGCCTCCACTCCCCGCTCGTCGAGCATCTCGACGGCACCGGCCGTGAGCTGCTCGCGCTGCGCGGGGCGTTCCTCTCCCGCCGGGCGCACGGGACCTTCGTCCGGTACGCCGGCGGCCAGCGCCGCAAGCTCGAAGCCGACGTCCGCCGGTACGGGGCACCGCGCTGGAAGCACGCCATGCACCTGCTGCGGCTGCTGACGAGCTGCCGCGACCTGCTGCGCACGGGTGAACTCGCCCTGGACGTCGGAGACGAGCGGGACCGCCTGCTCGCGATCAGGCGCGGCGAGGTGCCGTGGGACGAGGTCGAGTCCTGGATGAACCGCCTCACCGAGGAGGCCGACCGGGCCTCCGTGCGCAGTCCGCTCCCGGCGGCTCCCGACCACGACCGGGTCGAGGACTTCCTGATGCGCGCCCGCCGCGCGTCAGTCCCGCGCGAGCCGGGTCCGGACGAGGAGGTCGTGCAGGGCGTCGTGCGTCCCGGGGGCGGGGGCGTCGGCCAGGGCTGA
- a CDS encoding Rieske (2Fe-2S) protein, with the protein MTPDVTTRRTALLAGAGSVAALATGCGSDGGQDAGATDSPPASAPASATTTNIPSAATSGPASASAGEVLARTSDIPVGGGTVFPEAKVVVTQPTSGTFKAFSAICTHQGCTVNKVADGTIDCPCHGSRFRVADGSVAQGPAPRPLPEEPITVSGDTITLA; encoded by the coding sequence ATGACTCCAGATGTCACGACCCGCCGTACCGCGCTGCTGGCCGGCGCGGGGAGCGTCGCCGCCCTCGCCACCGGTTGCGGTTCGGACGGCGGCCAGGACGCCGGTGCCACGGACAGCCCGCCCGCGAGCGCCCCGGCGTCGGCCACCACGACGAACATCCCCTCGGCCGCCACCAGCGGACCGGCCTCCGCGTCCGCCGGCGAGGTGCTCGCACGGACCTCCGACATCCCGGTCGGCGGCGGCACCGTCTTCCCCGAGGCGAAGGTGGTGGTCACCCAGCCCACGTCCGGGACCTTCAAGGCGTTCTCGGCGATCTGCACCCACCAGGGATGCACGGTGAACAAGGTCGCGGACGGCACGATCGACTGCCCCTGCCACGGTTCCAGGTTCCGCGTCGCGGACGGCTCGGTGGCCCAGGGTCCCGCGCCCCGGCCGCTCCCCGAGGAGCCCATCACCGTGTCGGGGGACACGATCACCCTCGCTTGA
- a CDS encoding DUF952 domain-containing protein: MLLHVVPLDAWSAGPALPYTPPSLSSEGFVHCSADEASALAVADARYRDVAGPLLVLVVDESRLSGEVRWEGSRDALFPHVHGPIEREAVTAVLEVRRDADGRARELVPWDQWQGP, translated from the coding sequence ATGCTGCTGCACGTCGTACCGCTGGACGCGTGGTCCGCCGGCCCCGCGCTCCCTTACACCCCGCCCTCCCTGTCGTCCGAGGGGTTCGTGCACTGCTCGGCGGACGAGGCGTCGGCGCTGGCCGTCGCCGACGCGCGCTACCGGGACGTCGCGGGGCCTCTCCTGGTGCTGGTGGTGGACGAGAGCCGGCTGTCCGGCGAGGTCCGCTGGGAGGGCTCCCGGGACGCGCTGTTCCCGCACGTCCACGGGCCGATCGAACGGGAGGCGGTCACCGCGGTCCTGGAGGTGCGCCGGGACGCGGACGGCCGGGCACGGGAGCTGGTCCCCTGGGACCAGTGGCAGGGCCCCTGA
- a CDS encoding prephenate dehydrogenase, with protein MRTALVIGTGLIGTSAALALAGRGIAVHLRDHDPARARTAAALGAGTDEAPGGPVDLAIVAVPPAHVAATLAEAMRDGLARGYLDVASVKGGPQRELADLGLDLTAYIGTHPMSGKERSGPLAGTADLFEGRPWVLTPTRDTDTEVLNLALELVALCRAVPVVMDADAHDRAVALVSHTPQLVSSMVAARLEEADETAVRLCGQGIRDVTRIAASDPRMWIEILSANPGPVADVLAGVAADLDETVRALRSLQSSDEDKRSVGATGVEDVLRRGNAGRARVPGKHGAAPAQYETVAVLISDQPGELARIFADAGRAGVNVEDVRIEHATGQQAGLVQLMVEPSAAPVLGTALRERGWSLRTS; from the coding sequence GTGAGGACCGCACTCGTCATCGGGACCGGCCTGATCGGCACGTCCGCGGCGCTCGCGCTCGCCGGACGCGGCATCGCCGTCCACCTGCGCGACCACGACCCGGCGCGCGCCCGTACCGCCGCGGCGCTCGGCGCCGGCACGGACGAGGCCCCCGGAGGACCCGTCGACCTCGCCATCGTCGCCGTACCGCCTGCGCACGTGGCGGCCACCCTCGCCGAGGCGATGCGGGACGGGCTCGCCCGGGGGTACCTCGACGTGGCCAGCGTCAAGGGAGGTCCCCAGCGGGAGCTGGCGGACCTGGGGCTCGACCTCACCGCCTACATCGGCACCCATCCGATGTCCGGGAAGGAACGCTCGGGCCCGCTCGCGGGCACCGCCGACCTGTTCGAAGGACGGCCCTGGGTGCTCACGCCGACCCGGGACACCGACACCGAGGTGCTGAACCTGGCCCTGGAGCTGGTCGCGCTGTGCCGGGCCGTCCCCGTGGTCATGGACGCGGACGCCCACGACCGGGCCGTCGCGCTCGTCTCGCACACCCCGCAACTGGTGTCCTCGATGGTCGCGGCGCGCCTGGAGGAGGCGGACGAGACGGCGGTGCGGCTCTGCGGACAGGGGATTCGTGACGTCACCCGGATCGCGGCCTCCGACCCCCGGATGTGGATCGAGATCCTGTCCGCCAACCCCGGACCCGTGGCGGACGTGCTCGCGGGCGTCGCGGCCGACCTGGACGAGACGGTGCGGGCGCTGCGCTCGCTCCAGTCCTCCGACGAGGACAAGCGCAGCGTCGGCGCCACCGGGGTCGAGGACGTCCTGCGCCGCGGCAACGCGGGCCGGGCCCGGGTGCCGGGCAAGCACGGCGCCGCCCCGGCGCAGTACGAGACCGTCGCCGTCCTCATCAGCGACCAGCCCGGCGAGCTGGCCCGCATCTTCGCGGACGCCGGCCGGGCGGGTGTCAACGTCGAGGACGTCCGCATCGAGCACGCCACCGGCCAGCAGGCGGGACTCGTCCAGCTGATGGTGGAGCCCTCGGCGGCCCCCGTCCTGGGCACGGCGCTGCGGGAGCGCGGCTGGTCGCTGCGGACGAGTTGA
- the cmk gene encoding (d)CMP kinase: protein MSPTVESVIVAIDGPSGTGKSSTSKAVAAKLGLSYLDTGAQYRAITWWMLSNGVDVDDAEAVANASAKPVIVSGTDPNRPTITVDGFDAAGPIRTEEVTSKVSAVSAVPEVRALITELQRTIAGSAEQGIVVEGRDIGTTVLPDADLKIFLTASPEARAARRSGELKGVDVAATRQALIKRDAADSSRTTSPLAKAGDAVEVDTTDLTLDQVIECVVTLVEERRDGDATRVERPE, encoded by the coding sequence GTGTCCCCCACCGTGGAATCCGTGATCGTCGCCATCGACGGCCCCTCTGGCACGGGCAAGTCGAGCACCTCGAAGGCGGTTGCCGCCAAGCTGGGACTGAGCTACCTGGACACCGGTGCGCAGTACCGGGCGATCACCTGGTGGATGCTCAGCAACGGTGTCGACGTCGACGACGCCGAAGCCGTCGCGAACGCCTCCGCCAAGCCCGTCATCGTCTCGGGCACCGACCCGAACCGCCCGACGATCACCGTCGACGGGTTCGACGCCGCGGGACCCATCCGGACCGAGGAGGTCACCTCCAAGGTCAGCGCGGTCAGCGCCGTCCCCGAGGTGCGGGCCCTGATCACCGAACTCCAGCGGACCATCGCCGGGAGCGCCGAGCAGGGCATCGTCGTCGAGGGCCGGGACATCGGCACCACGGTCCTGCCCGACGCGGACCTCAAGATCTTCCTCACGGCCTCTCCGGAGGCCCGTGCCGCCCGCCGCTCCGGCGAACTCAAGGGCGTCGACGTGGCCGCCACCCGGCAGGCCCTGATCAAGCGGGACGCGGCCGACTCCAGCCGCACGACGTCCCCGCTGGCCAAGGCGGGCGACGCCGTCGAGGTCGACACCACCGACCTCACCCTGGACCAGGTCATCGAGTGCGTCGTGACCCTCGTCGAGGAGCGGCGCGACGGCGACGCGACGCGGGTGGAGCGTCCCGAGTGA
- a CDS encoding lysophospholipid acyltransferase family protein codes for MYGLWKPRVLGAWRVPATGPVILAVNHAHNIDGPMLMGTAPRPVHFLIKREAFVGPLGRFLEGIGQLKVDRSRADRTAISDALGVLEHGGVLGIFPEGTRGEGDFASLRSGLAYFAVRSGAPIVPVAVLGSTDRPGRLVKALPPLRGRVDIVFGDAFEAGDGSGRRTRKAMDEATIRIQERLTAHLKNARRLTGR; via the coding sequence ATGTACGGCCTGTGGAAACCGCGCGTCCTCGGCGCCTGGCGGGTACCGGCCACGGGCCCCGTCATCCTCGCCGTCAACCACGCGCACAACATCGACGGGCCCATGCTCATGGGTACCGCTCCCCGGCCCGTGCACTTCCTGATCAAGCGGGAGGCATTCGTCGGGCCTCTCGGGCGGTTCCTGGAGGGCATCGGCCAGCTGAAGGTGGACCGGTCGCGCGCCGACCGGACCGCCATATCCGACGCCCTGGGCGTGCTGGAGCACGGTGGCGTCCTCGGGATCTTCCCGGAGGGCACCCGGGGGGAGGGTGACTTCGCCTCCCTGCGCTCCGGTCTGGCGTACTTCGCCGTGCGCAGTGGCGCGCCGATCGTCCCGGTCGCGGTGCTGGGAAGCACCGACCGCCCCGGGCGTCTGGTCAAGGCGCTGCCGCCGCTGCGCGGCCGCGTCGACATCGTCTTCGGCGACGCCTTCGAGGCGGGCGACGGCAGCGGTCGCCGCACCCGCAAGGCGATGGACGAGGCCACCATACGTATTCAGGAGCGGCTCACCGCCCACCTGAAGAACGCCAGGCGCCTCACCGGGCGCTGA
- the der gene encoding ribosome biogenesis GTPase Der translates to MNDQHDHGALGDAEYAEFMELAAVEGFDVEDVETAIEEAGHGPLPVLAVVGRPNVGKSTLVNRIIGRREAVVQDKPGVTRDRVTYEAEWAGRRFKVVDTGGWEQDVLGLDASVAAQAEYAIETADAVVFVVDSTVGATDTDEAVVRLLRKAGKPVVLCANKVDGQSGEADATALWSLGLGMPHPVSSLHGRGTGDMLDAVLEALPEAPAQTFGNTVGGPRRIALIGRPNVGKSSLLNKVAGEDRVVVNELAGTTRDPVDELIQLGGTTWKFVDTAGIRRRVHLQEGADYYASLRTAAAVEKAEVAVVLIDTSESISVQDQRIITMAVEAGRALVIAYNKWDTLDEERRYYLEREIETEMQQVSWAPRVNVSAQTGRHMERLVPAIETALAGWETRVPTGRLNAFLGELVAAHPHPIRGGKQPRILFGTQAGTKPPRFVLFASGFIEAGYRRFVERRLREEFGFEGTPIHISVRVREKRGRKK, encoded by the coding sequence ATGAACGACCAGCACGACCACGGGGCGCTTGGCGATGCCGAGTACGCGGAGTTCATGGAGCTCGCCGCGGTAGAGGGCTTCGACGTCGAAGACGTCGAGACCGCGATCGAGGAGGCGGGCCACGGCCCCCTCCCCGTACTCGCCGTCGTCGGCCGCCCGAACGTCGGCAAGTCGACCCTGGTGAACCGGATCATCGGCCGTCGCGAGGCCGTCGTCCAGGACAAGCCGGGCGTCACCCGTGACCGCGTCACCTACGAGGCCGAATGGGCCGGCCGCCGCTTCAAGGTCGTCGACACCGGTGGCTGGGAGCAGGACGTCCTCGGCCTCGACGCCTCGGTCGCCGCCCAGGCCGAATACGCGATCGAGACCGCCGACGCGGTCGTCTTCGTCGTCGACTCCACGGTGGGGGCGACCGACACGGACGAGGCCGTCGTCCGGCTGCTGCGCAAGGCCGGCAAGCCCGTGGTGCTGTGCGCCAACAAGGTGGACGGCCAGAGCGGCGAGGCGGACGCGACCGCCCTGTGGTCGCTCGGTCTCGGCATGCCGCACCCGGTGTCCTCGCTCCACGGCCGCGGTACCGGCGACATGCTCGACGCCGTCCTCGAGGCCCTCCCCGAGGCCCCCGCCCAGACCTTCGGCAACACCGTGGGCGGCCCGCGCCGCATCGCCCTCATCGGCCGTCCGAACGTCGGCAAGTCCTCGCTGCTGAACAAGGTCGCCGGCGAGGACCGCGTGGTCGTCAACGAACTCGCGGGCACCACCCGTGACCCGGTCGACGAACTGATCCAGCTCGGCGGCACCACCTGGAAGTTCGTGGACACCGCCGGTATCCGCCGCCGCGTCCACCTCCAGGAGGGCGCGGACTACTACGCCTCCCTGCGGACCGCCGCCGCGGTCGAGAAGGCCGAGGTCGCCGTGGTACTCATCGACACCAGCGAGTCGATCTCGGTGCAGGACCAGCGCATCATCACCATGGCCGTCGAGGCCGGCCGGGCGCTCGTCATCGCCTACAACAAGTGGGACACCCTCGACGAGGAGCGCCGCTACTACCTCGAACGCGAGATCGAGACCGAGATGCAGCAGGTCTCCTGGGCGCCCCGCGTCAACGTCTCCGCGCAGACCGGCCGCCACATGGAGCGGCTGGTCCCTGCGATCGAGACCGCCCTCGCGGGTTGGGAGACCCGCGTCCCCACCGGCCGGCTGAACGCCTTCCTCGGTGAGCTGGTCGCCGCCCACCCGCACCCGATCCGCGGCGGCAAGCAGCCCCGCATCCTCTTCGGGACCCAGGCGGGCACCAAGCCGCCGCGCTTCGTCCTCTTCGCCTCGGGCTTCATCGAGGCCGGCTACCGCCGCTTCGTCGAGCGCCGGCTGCGCGAGGAGTTCGGTTTCGAGGGCACCCCGATCCACATCTCGGTACGGGTCCGTGAGAAGCGGGGCCGCAAGAAGTAG